The genome window TTGATGAATGAGTTTTTTTCTAACGAATTTACGTTATCAAGAATCTTTTCTAGTTTCATCGTGATTTATTTTAGTTAGTATTTCTGTTACTTTGTAGTTTAGTATATCAATTTTCTTTTCAAGTTCATCATTGTTATCACTTACCATTGAGTCTACAAAAATTGAATTAACAAGAGAGAGACCAAAAATTCCTCCCGTAAGCACAACGAATATGAAATAAAGGTACGTAAAAAAAGGAGCCTAACTTTGAATAGTTCAAGGTAATTTGTTCAGGTATTTCAAACCAACCTTCTACAGTGAAAATCTTAAAAGTAGAATAGAGCGAAATCATTGGATTGCTAAAATATTCTGAGCCAGTGCTTTGAAATAAATTGTAAGAAAGAATTCCGATAATAAAAATGTAAATAAAGAAGCCAAGAAATATGAAAACAGAAGTTTTTAGCGCCCTTTGAACTCCCACAACTAGTTTACCTACATCAGGTATAAATTTAAAGAACCTGAATGCTTTAAAAACCCGCATTATTCTGAATACAAGAAGAAAACTAAAATCGATAAAGTTTAGATTGAAAATAAAAGCTATAAAAGCAGGAATTGATATTACGATTAGAAAGAAATCTAACTTATTCCAATTTGATTTAAAATAAGTTTTTATTCCATATTCATTGAATTTGACAATTACTTCTATTACAAATAAAGCCGTAATAAGGTTGTCAGCAATTGACAATAAAAATTTTTGATAATCTGATGGGAAATAGCCCCCTACAAATAATATTACTGAATTAATAAGAATCAGCCAAAGAATAAACTTCTCATTTAAAAACAGTTTCCTAATCATTGGTATTTCGTTAGATGTGTTTTTTCGTTAAATATTGGCGGTAACGGTGGGGGGTGTATAAAGTGCTGGATCTTGGAACATTTTCCTCATCCAAAAGTGAAAAGTTGGATTGAAACGAAAAGAGACTTAATCCGCTAGAAACCAGCATTTTGTACACCCCGTGTTATGGGTAGTTTTATTCATCTTCTAAATATATTTTCAATCTTAAACTTCTAGAGTATTGATCAATATACAAATTTAACTCAGCAATCACACCTTCATCTGTTACCCATCTTGTTTTAATCCATTTATTATTTTCTAAATTATTACTTGGTAGACTAAGATTTTTATTCAAGAAATTTTTAACAAACTCATGTTTAGTTCTAAAATCACTTTCAACATTATAATATGCTCTGGATTGCCAACCATCTATCCATTTTTGTCGCCATTTGAAAACTACAAATTTTATTTTTCTTTCCCTTTTTGTGAAGAAATAAGTTACTTCTCTCTCTAAATAAGGGCATTCCGTTATTTCGAATACTAATGGCTCAGCAATTTTCCTACGTTTAATATAGGTGCCAATTAATCTATTATTACTGTCTAATATATTAAGTTCATCGCCTTTTCCCCAAGCAGATGCTGGAATTGACTTAATTGAATCTTCAAACTCATTAATTCTATCAATTCCCGACACTTTTAGCTTAGTAATTAGATCTAATATTAAAGTTAATTGTTCATTGATAAGAGCATTCCCTTTCTCAATATCATAGTGACTTTTGCATATAGTATCCATTTTCTCCTGTTCCAATTGATAATCATTAATTTCAGCCTTACTAAACTCTAAGAATTTTAAAGAATAAATATTATATGGCCACATTTCATTTGATGGTACGTTTGGATACAATTGAATTGTTGAAGTTTTCTTATATTTTTCTTTCCCTTCAGTATCAATAAATAATGAATAGTCTAAAGGAAATTCATGACCGCTTTTTATAAATAACATTATACTTTTTGTGTTTCCAAATTTACCTATCCCAAAGATTCCTAGAATTTCATTATTCTTCAAAGAGTCATCGAGTAGTTTTTGCACAGAACTCGTTTCAAGTTCATTATTAAAAGTCTCTTTGGAAACAACTTTATATGAATATTTAGAATTTATTTTTATTAACTCAAGTCTAAATTTAGTATTCAATTTAATAGCTTCTAAATTCTCAAGTTTCTGAGACATTGAAAACTGTGAATACATTAGAAAAATTAATATCAGTGTTAAAACTCTCATGATGTGCGAATTTTGATTAAAATTACCCATAACGGCTGGGGGTTGATAAAGTGCAGGCGGTTGGAACCTCGTCATCGTCCCACGATGAGAAAGCTGGATTGAAACGAATGAGTTTCCTAATCCGCTGATAGCCTGCATTTTATTAACCCCTTGTTA of Methanofastidiosum sp. contains these proteins:
- a CDS encoding ion transporter, coding for MIRKLFLNEKFILWLILINSVILFVGGYFPSDYQKFLLSIADNLITALFVIEVIVKFNEYGIKTYFKSNWNKLDFFLIVISIPAFIAFIFNLNFIDFSFLLVFRIMRVFKAFRFFKFIPDVGKLVVGVQRALKTSVFIFLGFFIYIFIIGILSYNLFQSTGSEYFSNPMISLYSTFKIFTVEGWFEIPEQITLNYSKLGSFFYVPLFHIRCAYGRNFWSLSC